A genome region from Anolis carolinensis isolate JA03-04 chromosome 6, rAnoCar3.1.pri, whole genome shotgun sequence includes the following:
- the krt222 gene encoding keratin-like protein KRT222 isoform X2 — translation MSKDEEVLKAARAELNEARRQWYQMQMEIDSLHAMEKGLEAALRTSEQQYQTQFKHLESEIESLEKELQEVRHSLKNQLQQHEKLLNTKMKLEQEIDRYRSLLEKEEKRFHLSIRQERKDDKKPTTSRIAFILPSPSELKKHEIEKVEILTKQAVLNGEVAKERAEACGTIQKEKVDEVIKEWEGSFFKDNPRLRKKSVSLRFDLHLAATDDGSLQTKQKSLPDIEVRLVMRRSCSIPSIKT, via the exons ATGAGCAAAGACGAAGAAGTGCTAAAAGCAGCCAGGGCAGAATTAAATGAAGCTAGACGTCAGTGGTATCAAATGCAAATGGAAATTGATTCTCTCCATGCTATG GAGAAAGGCTTGGAAGCTGCTTTGCGAACCTCAGAACAGCAGTATCAGACTCAGTTCAAGCATTTGGAAAGCGAGATTGAAAGTCTGGAGAAAGAGCTACAAGAGGTGAGACACAGCCTCAAAAATCAGCTCCAGCAACATGAAAAATTACTGAATACGAAAATGAAGCTTGAGCAGGAGATTGACAGATATCGCAGCCTTctggaaaaggaggaaaaaag GTTTCATCTTTCTATACGGCAAGAAAGAAAAGATGACAAAAAGCCTACCACCAGCCGAATAGCATTTATCTTGCCTTCAC caAGCGAGCTAAAGAAGCATGAGATAGAAAAAGTAGAAATACTGACAAAACAAGCAGTTTTAAATGGGGAAGTTGCAAAGGAACGTGCAGAAGCTTGTGGCACGATACA aaaagaaaaagtagatgAAGTGATTAAAGAGTGGGAAGGCTCTTTCTTTAAGGACAATCCTCGTTTAAGGAAAAAATCAGTTTCTTTGCGGTTTGATCTCCACCTGGCAGCCACAGATGATGGTTCTTTACAGACTAAGCAGAAAAGCTTGCCTGATATCGAAGTGAGATTGGTTATGAGAAGGTCTTGCAGCATCCCATCAATCAAAACTTAA